The window AGATCAGGATTGAGCTTTGCAATCTTTTTTGCTTCGCTAGGTGATTTCACGCAGACAACACTTATCATATCAGCTTCCTGAAGAAGAGCGAGTGTTTGCATAATTTGTTTTTTTGAAATACGATTTTCTGAATGGTTTACAAGACATCCTACAGCACCATTTTCTTTTAAAGCCTTAATACTTACGCCACCAGTATTTTGACCAGGAAGCGCAATATCGACGTGCTGAGCAAACGTGATAACGCCTGTTTTTGCTACTGCTTGAATGTCTGGAGCTTGCACAGCGCATACAACGTTTTTCTTTGTTGTTTTAACAACACTAGCGGCGTCTTTAGCAAGAGCAACAGCGTCTTTACCGCTAGACTCATTATATGTTTTAAAATTAATCATGACAATTGGAACTTCAATCATTTTTAGACCTCTTTATGTTCTTTTTTAGGGGCTTTAGATTTTAAATGTTTTTCTTTGCCAACGAATGGTAGGCGTC of the Candidatus Woesearchaeota archaeon genome contains:
- the tpiA gene encoding triose-phosphate isomerase; this translates as MIEVPIVMINFKTYNESSGKDAVALAKDAASVVKTTKKNVVCAVQAPDIQAVAKTGVITFAQHVDIALPGQNTGGVSIKALKENGAVGCLVNHSENRISKKQIMQTLALLQEADMISVVCVKSPSEAKKIAKLNPDLIAIEPPKLIGGDSSVTSANPKMVTKSVDAVKKISTKIPVLCGAGIKGTKDVKAALKLGTMGVLVASGVTKAKNKKKAIQDLVKGV